A DNA window from Altererythrobacter sp. B11 contains the following coding sequences:
- a CDS encoding 1-phosphofructokinase family hexose kinase, whose protein sequence is MPTIATLTMNPTIDVAYEVDQVRPTHKMRGHKANYDPGGGGINVARVFGRLGGNANCHYLSGGAAGAMLDILLDQRCFARKPIRIAGNTRIATNIYERSTGQEFRFVPPGPEVTAAECAACLAALAETEGEFLVASGSLPPGVPADFYAQVGAVARARGVRLVLDSSGDALRGGLEAGGVYLVKPSESELAGLVGRDLNSHAEITAAASEIIAAGQAELVAVTLGEEGGLLVSSSGALFLPAIRVETKSATGAGDSFLSAMLYRLTVGDAPQDAFRYGMAAGAAAAMTAGTDLCFPEDIDRLFAQYTVSAG, encoded by the coding sequence ATGCCGACGATCGCCACATTGACGATGAACCCGACGATCGACGTCGCCTACGAAGTCGATCAGGTTCGCCCCACGCACAAGATGCGCGGACATAAGGCGAATTATGATCCGGGCGGCGGCGGCATCAATGTGGCGCGGGTGTTCGGCCGGCTGGGGGGCAACGCCAATTGCCACTATCTCTCCGGCGGCGCGGCCGGCGCGATGCTGGACATCCTGCTGGACCAGCGCTGCTTCGCCCGCAAGCCGATCCGCATTGCGGGCAACACCCGCATCGCCACCAATATCTACGAGCGATCCACAGGGCAGGAATTCCGCTTCGTGCCTCCCGGGCCAGAAGTAACGGCTGCCGAATGCGCAGCCTGCCTCGCAGCGCTTGCGGAAACCGAAGGCGAATTTCTGGTGGCAAGCGGTTCCCTGCCGCCCGGCGTGCCGGCCGATTTCTATGCGCAGGTGGGCGCGGTCGCGCGGGCGCGGGGCGTCCGTCTGGTGCTCGACAGCTCCGGCGATGCGCTGCGCGGCGGGCTGGAGGCCGGCGGCGTCTATCTCGTCAAGCCGAGCGAAAGCGAACTGGCCGGGCTGGTCGGCCGCGATCTGAACAGCCACGCGGAGATCACTGCGGCGGCGAGCGAAATCATCGCCGCGGGACAGGCCGAACTCGTGGCGGTTACGCTGGGCGAAGAAGGCGGGCTGCTCGTCTCATCTTCCGGCGCGCTCTTCCTGCCGGCAATTCGAGTGGAGACGAAAAGCGCCACCGGCGCGGGTGACAGCTTCCTCTCTGCAATGCTCTACCGGCTTACCGTGGGCGATGCGCCGCAAGACGCCTTCCGCTATGGCATGGCGGCCGGGGCGGCGGCGGCGATGACCGCGGGAACAGACCTCTGCTTCCCAGAGGACATCGACCGGCTGTTCGCGCAATACACGGTCAGCGCGGGCTAA
- a CDS encoding MarR family winged helix-turn-helix transcriptional regulator, giving the protein MARKDNKRYGELDWGILAGSIGPRIRLLRDELSQRSITVSAPYGLPTGSLTVLSLIAANPGSSQIELARQAGINKSALVGIVDELERRGLAGRGRSSADRRRNSLTVTPEGEKQMQKLFGVVTENEAPIREALNPREMAQLIELVDRAIAALDSRGAAD; this is encoded by the coding sequence ATGGCCAGGAAAGATAACAAGCGTTACGGCGAGCTTGACTGGGGCATTCTCGCCGGTTCGATAGGACCTCGCATTCGCCTGCTGCGTGACGAACTGAGCCAGCGCTCGATCACCGTATCAGCTCCCTATGGCCTTCCTACCGGTTCGTTGACGGTGCTGTCGCTGATCGCGGCGAACCCCGGCAGTTCGCAGATTGAGCTTGCCCGGCAGGCGGGCATCAACAAGTCCGCGCTGGTGGGCATTGTGGACGAGCTGGAACGGCGCGGCCTCGCGGGGCGCGGAAGGTCCTCGGCAGACCGGCGACGTAACAGCCTCACTGTGACGCCCGAGGGCGAAAAGCAGATGCAGAAATTGTTCGGCGTCGTGACCGAAAATGAGGCGCCGATTCGCGAGGCGCTCAATCCCAGGGAAATGGCTCAGCTGATCGAGCTGGTGGACCGCGCCATCGCCGCGCTGGATTCGCGCGGTGCAGCGGATTAG
- a CDS encoding uracil-DNA glycosylase, which yields MSEMVPESWRAALEPVLATPEARRLGGWLRAEEDAGRQIFPPRGQRLRALELTPLDQVRVVILGQDPYHGPGQAHGLSFSVPEGVRQPPSLMNIYKELHTDLGIAPRGHGNLDRWAKQGVLLLNNALTVEAGRAGSHAGRGWEAVTDAAVAAVAARQEPSVFILWGSHAQGKAARIAGLEENGRHLILRSPHPSPLSAHRGFFGSRPFSRANSFLEANGRGTIDW from the coding sequence ATGAGTGAGATGGTGCCCGAAAGCTGGAGAGCAGCGCTGGAGCCCGTGCTGGCGACGCCCGAGGCGCGGCGGCTAGGCGGCTGGCTGCGGGCGGAAGAAGATGCCGGGCGGCAAATCTTCCCACCAAGGGGGCAGCGGCTGCGCGCTCTCGAGCTGACGCCGCTGGATCAGGTGCGCGTGGTGATCCTGGGGCAGGATCCCTATCACGGGCCCGGCCAGGCCCATGGTCTGTCCTTCTCCGTACCCGAAGGTGTGCGCCAGCCGCCGTCGCTGATGAACATCTACAAGGAACTGCATACCGACCTGGGCATCGCCCCGCGCGGCCATGGCAATCTGGACCGCTGGGCGAAGCAAGGCGTGCTGCTGCTCAACAACGCCCTCACGGTGGAGGCGGGGCGCGCGGGCAGCCACGCGGGGCGCGGCTGGGAAGCAGTCACCGATGCGGCGGTGGCGGCGGTGGCGGCGCGGCAGGAGCCAAGCGTGTTCATCCTCTGGGGCAGCCATGCGCAGGGAAAGGCCGCGCGGATAGCCGGTCTGGAGGAGAATGGCCGCCATCTGATCCTGCGATCCCCGCATCCGAGCCCGCTGTCCGCCCATCGCGGATTTTTCGGCTCGCGCCCGTTCAGCCGCGCCAACTCCTTCCTGGAGGCAAACGGACGCGGAACGATCGACTGGTAG